In the Thermodesulfovibrio yellowstonii DSM 11347 genome, one interval contains:
- a CDS encoding N-acetyltransferase, which translates to MKIRKATVSDIKLIHKLINEFAKKGEMLPRSLNELYENIRDFLIAEQDNEIKGVCALHILWEDLAEIRSLAVKKESQKKGIGSLLVKKCLNEAKKLGVNKVFVLTYIPEFFKKTGFMELDKSKLPQKIWGDCIRCPKFPECDEVALIYEFKV; encoded by the coding sequence TTGAAGATTAGAAAAGCAACAGTATCTGATATAAAATTGATCCACAAACTAATCAATGAATTTGCCAAAAAAGGTGAAATGCTTCCTCGTTCTTTGAATGAACTCTATGAAAATATTAGAGATTTTTTAATTGCTGAACAGGACAATGAAATAAAAGGAGTATGTGCTTTACATATATTATGGGAGGACCTTGCTGAAATAAGATCTCTTGCTGTAAAAAAAGAGTCACAGAAAAAGGGAATCGGAAGTCTTCTTGTTAAAAAATGTCTTAATGAAGCTAAAAAACTTGGTGTTAATAAAGTTTTTGTTTTGACATACATTCCAGAATTTTTTAAAAAAACAGGATTTATGGAATTGGATAAATCAAAGCTTCCACAAAAAATTTGGGGTGATTGCATAAGATGTCCAAAATTCCCAGAATGTGACGAAGTAGCTCTTATTTATGAATTTAAGGTATAA
- a CDS encoding 2-oxoacid:acceptor oxidoreductase family protein, with product MEQRIIIAGSGGQGILFLGKVIAHAAMKENKEVTWFPSYGAEMRGGTANCIVVISDELIGSPIVKNADYLIVLNEASYNKFINRVAKNGCLIYDASIIKDSKYQNNINVYPIEASKEASLIANPKLANMILLGAFIKISKILNIEKIIETIEEIIPAKRKTMIEINKNLILRGFSIIED from the coding sequence ATGGAGCAACGCATAATAATAGCAGGTTCTGGTGGACAAGGGATTCTTTTTTTAGGCAAGGTCATTGCCCATGCTGCTATGAAGGAAAATAAAGAAGTAACATGGTTTCCTTCATATGGTGCAGAAATGCGCGGAGGAACAGCTAATTGTATAGTTGTTATTTCTGATGAGCTTATAGGTTCACCAATAGTCAAAAATGCTGATTATCTTATAGTTTTGAATGAAGCTTCTTATAATAAATTTATTAATAGAGTGGCAAAAAATGGTTGTCTTATTTATGATGCGTCAATAATAAAAGATTCTAAATATCAGAATAATATTAATGTGTATCCGATTGAAGCTTCTAAGGAAGCCTCTTTAATTGCAAATCCAAAACTTGCTAATATGATTCTTCTTGGAGCTTTTATAAAAATATCTAAAATACTAAACATTGAAAAAATCATTGAAACCATTGAAGAAATAATTCCTGCCAAAAGAAAAACAATGATTGAAATAAATAAAAATCTTATATTAAGAGGTTTTTCCATTATTGAAGATTAG
- a CDS encoding thiamine pyrophosphate-dependent enzyme — MKKIFSRPESLKNVPFRYCPGCGHSIAHRLIAEVIDKLRIKEITIGIAPVGCAVFAYDYFDIDILEIPHGRPPAAATGMKRACPDKVIFAYQGDGDLAAIGTAEIIHAANRGENITIFFINNANYGMTGGQMAPTTLKGQKTTTTPLGRDPKVAGYPIHVSELLAVLEGTAFVARGALDSYKNIVMAKKYIEKAFKYQIEGKGFSLVEMLSPCPTDWGMSPEEALKWLRENMMNEFKLGIFKDKWSNA; from the coding sequence ATGAAAAAAATCTTTTCAAGACCTGAATCACTAAAAAATGTTCCTTTTAGATACTGCCCTGGTTGCGGACATAGTATTGCTCACAGACTTATTGCAGAAGTTATTGATAAACTCAGAATAAAAGAGATAACAATTGGAATAGCACCAGTTGGATGTGCTGTCTTTGCCTATGACTATTTTGATATAGATATACTTGAAATTCCTCATGGAAGACCGCCAGCAGCAGCAACTGGCATGAAAAGAGCATGTCCTGATAAAGTGATATTTGCCTACCAAGGAGACGGCGATCTTGCTGCAATTGGAACTGCTGAAATAATTCATGCTGCTAATCGTGGAGAGAATATAACAATATTTTTTATAAATAATGCAAACTATGGAATGACAGGCGGACAAATGGCTCCTACAACTCTTAAAGGACAAAAAACTACAACCACTCCATTGGGTAGAGATCCTAAGGTTGCAGGATATCCAATTCATGTATCAGAACTTCTTGCTGTCCTTGAAGGCACAGCTTTTGTCGCGAGAGGAGCTCTTGACAGTTATAAAAATATTGTTATGGCTAAAAAATATATTGAAAAAGCTTTTAAATATCAGATTGAAGGAAAAGGATTTAGCCTTGTTGAGATGCTTTCACCCTGCCCTACTGATTGGGGTATGTCACCTGAAGAAGCTTTAAAATGGCTTAGAGAAAATATGATGAATGAATTTAAATTAGGAATATTTAAGGATAAATGGAGCAACGCATAA
- a CDS encoding bifunctional 3-dehydroquinate synthase/phosphatase: protein MKHIENIAVIDIGSNTLRLLIGNLKENKINKLYSDRVVTRLGKNIIKSGLLSAESSKKSINTLKKFKKISEKFNVSCIIAIGTSALREAKNSKDFCETIKKLMGINIHIISGKEEAYYTLCGVMDEKFNKEDSIFLLDIGGGSTEWVYWKKQSVNSGSLLLGALKIKEKFLNIDPYSHESISKAEEFIKKEIEKSLPKIKSDKFIAIGGTASTLGMINMELSNYCPEKTHMSEIGTDKIKEILKKLLSISLEERKKIKGIPSNRADIICSGLLILRQIIEYLNIDKVIISENGILEGIMKKYKNFCYNDLL, encoded by the coding sequence ATGAAACATATTGAAAATATTGCAGTTATAGATATTGGAAGTAATACTTTAAGACTGTTAATAGGAAATTTAAAAGAAAATAAAATTAATAAGCTTTATTCTGATAGAGTAGTAACTCGTCTGGGCAAGAATATTATTAAAAGTGGACTTCTTTCAGCTGAATCATCAAAAAAATCAATTAATACTTTAAAAAAATTCAAAAAAATATCTGAAAAATTCAATGTTTCGTGCATTATTGCCATTGGAACAAGCGCTTTAAGAGAAGCAAAAAATAGTAAAGATTTTTGTGAAACTATAAAAAAACTCATGGGAATTAATATCCATATAATTTCCGGAAAAGAAGAGGCATATTATACTCTATGTGGAGTTATGGATGAAAAATTTAACAAAGAAGATTCTATTTTTCTACTTGATATAGGAGGAGGAAGTACAGAATGGGTTTACTGGAAAAAGCAAAGTGTTAATAGTGGCTCTTTACTTTTAGGCGCATTAAAAATCAAAGAGAAATTTTTAAATATAGACCCCTATTCTCACGAATCTATATCTAAAGCGGAAGAATTCATAAAAAAAGAAATAGAAAAATCTTTACCCAAAATAAAAAGTGACAAGTTTATAGCAATAGGTGGAACAGCTTCAACTCTTGGTATGATTAATATGGAATTATCTAACTATTGCCCTGAAAAAACTCATATGAGCGAAATTGGTACTGATAAAATTAAAGAAATACTTAAAAAATTACTATCTATTTCTCTGGAAGAACGAAAAAAAATTAAAGGAATACCATCTAATAGAGCAGACATAATATGTTCTGGATTGCTTATTTTAAGACAAATTATAGAATATTTGAATATAGATAAAGTGATCATAAGTGAAAATGGAATTCTTGAGGGAATAATGAAAAAATATAAGAATTTCTGCTATAATGATTTGTTATGA
- a CDS encoding proline--tRNA ligase, with product MRYSKLFIPTMREIPSGINAISHILMLKAGYVRQLAAGLFIFLPLGWRVLNKINMILKEEMERIGAQEISMPILHPAEIWQETGRWYTIKEEMFRLKDRTGRDMCLGMTHEEIMTWIASKEIKSYRQLPQIWYQIQTKLRDEARPRGGVLRTREFIMKDSYSFDIDWEGLDKSYNLHAEAYHRIFTKCGLKYYQVESDPGIMGDMESHEFMAPTPAGEDEIVLCDSCGYSANIEVAKSELPTLPSLNFEYKEIYTPEKKSVKEVSDFLGLSEKYFIKTLIVISEKNGPVLVMLRGDQELNEKKLARIIGEFSFATSEQALEILGVELGFVGPVGHKIKKIADFSIQKEISYISGANKKNYHLQGIIPGIHFDAQWADIRRVKEEDRCPKCGNSLKIEKAIEVGNIFKLGTKYTEPLHAYFLDKDGKEKPIIMGSYGIGPARVAAAAIEQNHDSDGIIWPKSISPFDIEIIPLNMDDEKTVSIAEELYEKVTEIYNSFADRHMEVLIDDRDERPGVKFKDADLIGIPIQIVIGKKGLKENKVEIKKRRTKETKKVSVNKAVVEIVNSYYETY from the coding sequence ATGAGATATTCTAAGTTGTTTATTCCTACAATGAGAGAAATTCCTTCTGGAATCAATGCAATATCTCATATTTTAATGCTTAAGGCTGGATATGTAAGGCAGCTTGCTGCAGGATTGTTCATTTTTTTGCCACTTGGTTGGCGTGTTTTAAATAAAATAAACATGATATTGAAAGAAGAAATGGAACGAATTGGTGCACAAGAAATTTCAATGCCCATTCTCCATCCAGCAGAGATATGGCAAGAAACAGGTAGATGGTATACCATAAAAGAGGAAATGTTCAGACTCAAAGATAGAACTGGTAGAGATATGTGTCTTGGAATGACTCATGAAGAAATTATGACATGGATAGCTTCTAAAGAAATAAAGTCCTATAGACAACTACCTCAAATATGGTATCAAATTCAAACAAAATTAAGAGATGAAGCAAGACCGCGCGGGGGTGTTTTAAGGACAAGAGAATTTATCATGAAGGACAGTTACAGTTTTGATATTGACTGGGAAGGACTGGATAAAAGTTATAATCTTCATGCAGAAGCATATCATAGAATTTTTACAAAATGTGGGTTAAAATACTATCAAGTTGAATCAGATCCTGGAATAATGGGTGACATGGAATCTCATGAGTTTATGGCTCCAACTCCAGCTGGTGAAGATGAAATTGTTTTATGTGATAGCTGCGGATATTCTGCCAATATAGAAGTAGCTAAATCTGAATTACCTACCCTACCTTCTTTAAATTTTGAATACAAAGAAATATACACTCCAGAGAAAAAGTCAGTAAAAGAAGTATCGGATTTTTTAGGATTAAGTGAAAAATATTTTATAAAAACTCTTATAGTTATATCTGAAAAAAACGGTCCTGTATTGGTTATGCTTAGAGGAGACCAAGAGTTAAATGAAAAAAAGCTTGCAAGAATTATTGGAGAATTCAGCTTTGCCACATCAGAACAGGCATTAGAAATACTTGGTGTAGAACTTGGATTTGTCGGACCTGTAGGACATAAAATCAAAAAAATAGCAGATTTTTCAATTCAAAAGGAAATTTCCTATATTTCAGGAGCAAATAAAAAGAATTATCATCTACAGGGAATTATTCCAGGGATTCACTTTGATGCTCAATGGGCGGATATAAGAAGAGTTAAAGAAGAAGACAGATGTCCTAAATGTGGCAACTCTTTAAAAATTGAGAAAGCAATTGAAGTTGGAAATATCTTTAAACTTGGCACAAAATATACTGAGCCTTTGCATGCTTATTTTTTAGATAAAGATGGAAAGGAAAAACCAATTATCATGGGAAGTTACGGAATAGGACCAGCAAGGGTTGCTGCAGCTGCAATAGAACAGAATCATGACAGTGATGGAATAATATGGCCTAAAAGCATATCTCCTTTTGACATTGAGATTATTCCTCTCAATATGGATGATGAAAAAACCGTTAGTATAGCAGAAGAATTATATGAAAAAGTTACTGAAATATATAATAGTTTTGCAGACAGACATATGGAAGTTTTAATTGATGATAGAGATGAACGACCAGGAGTTAAATTTAAAGATGCTGATTTAATCGGAATACCGATTCAAATTGTAATAGGAAAAAAGGGATTGAAAGAAAATAAAGTGGAAATCAAAAAAAGAAGGACAAAAGAAACTAAAAAAGTTTCTGTGAATAAAGCAGTTGTTGAAATAGTCAACAGCTATTATGAAACATATTGA
- the mtaB gene encoding tRNA (N(6)-L-threonylcarbamoyladenosine(37)-C(2))-methylthiotransferase MtaB, giving the protein MKVCFITYGCRVNQAEAQRLEKLLTTKGYVVTSNPEEASLWIINTCAVTHKAEVQSRHIINKAKKLGKKAFVTGCYVELCRIENSENLKVFSNFEKDSIINNFENLNKSDTLKISRHRAIIKVQDGCNQYCSYCIVPYLRRKPRSYKIEQIMKEIKDYQSIGIKEVVLSGINIGLYGIDYENKISLNKLLKAILKETSGFRIRLSSIEINHIDQEFLEIISDNRICKHLHIPLQHGSDRILGLMNRRYDAFQFSQIIEKIFKLYPDISIGTDVMVGFPSETEDDFKRTLQLIEKIGFSYLHVFPYSKRPFTKASEMTEQIPENIKRQRADCLIEVGKRKKLEYIKKFIGSELEVIIENKKNGFFSGTSDNYIKCFVDNKKLVAGNIFKVIVNNIKGEYALTSLIKNR; this is encoded by the coding sequence ATGAAAGTATGTTTTATCACTTATGGATGCAGAGTTAATCAGGCAGAGGCTCAGAGATTGGAAAAACTTTTGACAACTAAGGGATATGTTGTTACCAGCAATCCAGAAGAAGCAAGTCTTTGGATTATAAATACCTGTGCTGTTACGCACAAAGCAGAAGTTCAGTCAAGACATATAATAAATAAAGCGAAAAAACTTGGTAAAAAAGCTTTTGTTACGGGTTGCTATGTAGAGCTTTGTAGAATTGAAAATTCAGAAAATTTAAAAGTTTTTTCAAATTTTGAAAAAGACAGTATAATCAATAACTTTGAAAATTTAAATAAAAGTGACACCTTAAAAATATCAAGGCATAGAGCTATTATTAAGGTTCAAGATGGATGTAATCAGTATTGTAGTTATTGCATTGTTCCATATTTGAGAAGAAAACCAAGAAGTTATAAAATTGAACAAATTATGAAAGAAATAAAAGATTATCAATCAATTGGAATTAAAGAAGTTGTGTTAAGCGGAATTAACATAGGATTATATGGAATAGATTATGAGAATAAAATAAGTTTAAATAAACTTCTTAAAGCAATACTTAAAGAAACCTCTGGGTTTAGAATAAGATTAAGTTCTATTGAAATTAATCATATTGATCAGGAATTTCTTGAAATAATATCTGATAATAGAATTTGTAAGCATCTTCATATTCCGCTTCAGCATGGTAGTGATAGAATTTTGGGGTTAATGAATAGACGATATGATGCTTTTCAATTTAGTCAAATAATAGAAAAAATTTTTAAACTTTATCCTGATATTTCAATTGGAACTGATGTTATGGTAGGTTTTCCTTCAGAGACTGAAGATGATTTTAAAAGAACATTGCAACTAATTGAAAAGATAGGCTTTTCATATTTACATGTCTTTCCATATTCAAAACGACCTTTTACAAAAGCATCCGAAATGACTGAACAAATTCCTGAGAATATAAAAAGACAAAGAGCTGACTGCTTGATAGAAGTGGGGAAAAGAAAAAAATTAGAATATATTAAAAAATTTATAGGTTCTGAGCTTGAAGTTATTATTGAAAATAAGAAAAATGGGTTTTTCTCAGGAACTTCTGATAATTACATAAAATGTTTTGTTGATAATAAGAAACTTGTCGCTGGAAATATTTTTAAAGTCATTGTAAATAATATTAAAGGAGAATATGCTTTAACAAGTTTAATTAAGAATAGATAA
- the miaB gene encoding tRNA (N6-isopentenyl adenosine(37)-C2)-methylthiotransferase MiaB — protein sequence MKGRAVYIKTFGCQMNEHDSERMLGILGTKGFIEVDEPKKADIVIFNTCAIRHKAEQKFFSSLGRVKHLKKKNPQLKIIVAGCSAQLQGEKLLNKLPYIDYIIGPDNLHVIENIIENQVSHRIFTDENPEVANINLPVKRKDCVKAWVNIIYGCNNYCTYCVVPYTRGKERSRPVDDIIKEISLLAEQGYKEVTLLGQNVNSYKDGNTNFPLLLEKVEKIEGIKRIRFITSHPKDLSKELVDVMKDYKKICEHIHLPLQAGSNKILKLMNRKYTYEEYFEKICWLREAIPDIAITSDIIVGFPQEQHEDFEKTINALKEIRFDGIFAFKFSPRLGTAAAKLDGHISEEVKAARLIEVLKLQDEITERKNKRLEGKIQEVLVEGKDEEGFTTGKTRTNKVVKIYSDIKAGEIVNVKIAKTHRHSLEGDIIST from the coding sequence ATGAAGGGTAGGGCAGTTTATATAAAAACATTTGGCTGTCAAATGAATGAACATGATAGTGAGAGAATGCTTGGTATTCTTGGGACTAAAGGATTTATTGAAGTTGATGAACCTAAAAAAGCAGATATTGTTATTTTTAATACCTGTGCAATAAGACATAAAGCTGAACAAAAATTTTTTAGCAGTCTTGGAAGAGTAAAACATCTTAAAAAGAAAAATCCTCAATTAAAGATTATAGTAGCAGGATGTTCAGCTCAACTTCAAGGTGAAAAACTTTTAAATAAATTACCATATATTGATTATATTATAGGACCTGACAATCTTCATGTTATTGAAAATATTATTGAAAATCAAGTTTCGCATAGAATATTTACTGATGAAAATCCTGAAGTAGCTAACATTAATCTACCGGTGAAAAGAAAAGACTGTGTAAAAGCATGGGTGAATATAATTTATGGATGCAATAACTACTGTACCTACTGTGTTGTTCCATATACCAGAGGAAAAGAAAGAAGCAGACCTGTAGATGATATTATTAAAGAGATCAGTCTTCTTGCAGAACAAGGATACAAGGAAGTCACACTTCTTGGACAAAATGTAAATTCTTATAAAGATGGAAATACTAATTTCCCTTTATTACTTGAAAAAGTTGAAAAAATTGAAGGTATTAAAAGAATTCGTTTTATAACCTCACATCCTAAGGATTTATCAAAAGAACTTGTTGATGTAATGAAAGATTATAAAAAGATATGCGAACATATTCATCTTCCACTTCAAGCAGGTTCAAACAAAATTCTTAAACTTATGAACAGAAAATATACATATGAAGAATATTTTGAAAAAATCTGCTGGCTTCGTGAGGCAATTCCAGATATTGCAATTACTTCAGATATTATCGTCGGATTTCCTCAAGAACAGCATGAAGATTTTGAAAAAACAATTAATGCTTTAAAAGAAATTAGATTTGATGGCATTTTTGCTTTCAAATTTTCACCAAGACTTGGAACTGCTGCTGCAAAACTTGATGGGCATATTTCAGAAGAAGTTAAAGCCGCAAGACTTATAGAGGTTTTAAAGCTTCAGGATGAAATAACTGAAAGAAAAAACAAAAGATTAGAAGGAAAAATCCAAGAAGTTCTGGTTGAAGGGAAAGATGAAGAAGGATTTACAACAGGTAAAACAAGAACAAATAAAGTTGTAAAAATTTATTCAGATATTAAAGCTGGTGAAATTGTTAATGTTAAAATTGCAAAAACTCACAGACACTCCTTAGAGGGAGACATTATCAGCACATGA
- a CDS encoding monovalent cation:proton antiporter-2 (CPA2) family protein, with amino-acid sequence MIYEFLQAILIIFGISGVIIYILRQLKIPSIVGFLIAGTVIGPYGMGLIKDPNEVEIIAEIGVILLMFTIGIEFSIPRLMALKKEVFLLGSLQVALTIIVISIISELVLNVSLNNSIFYGFIIALSSTAIVMKLLSDKGELNSPHGKICLGILLFQDICVVPLMLFTQLLAGQGESYYNFFTVILKASIILSIVFIFSRLAVPYILHEIVKTKSRELFIITTIFICLGTAYFTSKLGLSLALGAFLAGIVISESEYSAQAVSDILPFKETFSGIFFISVGMLLNIDYIKAHLLEEVILVGSIFFFKALVIIVIAYIFIHSLRVSLKSALSLSQIGEFSFILAFTGKSLGLLNENAYQSFISASVVTMLFTPLIIKYSPKLIDYLVQMKPFKSLEKTRKIKESDIIVKKSNHVIIIGFGLNGRNLARVLKETNIPYIILELNPDTVRKMKKKGEPIYYGDGTSQEILHKLGIKRANVLVIAISDPSATRKIVQLAKTENPKIHIIVRTRFIAEIEELKKLGADEVIPEEFETSLEIFARVLHHFGIPRNQILQMIEKIRAEGYEILRITDIPKTRAGVECVIFEGLDMDSFLVKKGSWLIGHSLKSLDIRHKAKVTVIAVQRGEETILNPSADFVLKEGDIIIYVGSKKQLIDAFNFFQKKD; translated from the coding sequence ATGATTTATGAATTCTTACAAGCCATACTTATTATCTTCGGTATTTCTGGTGTAATTATTTATATTCTTAGACAACTTAAAATCCCTTCCATTGTAGGATTTTTAATAGCAGGAACAGTTATAGGTCCTTATGGTATGGGATTAATAAAAGATCCTAATGAAGTAGAAATAATCGCAGAAATAGGCGTAATTCTACTTATGTTTACTATAGGTATTGAATTCTCTATCCCAAGACTTATGGCATTAAAAAAAGAAGTCTTTTTATTAGGAAGTCTTCAAGTTGCATTAACCATAATTGTTATAAGCATTATAAGTGAATTGGTATTGAATGTTTCTTTAAATAACTCAATTTTTTATGGGTTTATAATTGCTTTGAGCAGTACTGCCATTGTTATGAAACTTCTCTCTGACAAAGGAGAATTAAATTCTCCTCATGGTAAAATCTGTCTTGGAATCCTTCTTTTTCAAGATATTTGTGTTGTCCCACTTATGCTTTTTACTCAATTGCTTGCTGGACAAGGAGAAAGCTATTATAACTTTTTTACGGTCATTTTAAAAGCATCTATAATACTTTCAATAGTTTTTATATTTTCCAGGTTAGCTGTGCCTTATATTCTTCATGAAATTGTTAAAACAAAAAGCAGAGAACTTTTTATAATCACAACCATTTTTATATGTCTTGGAACTGCTTATTTTACCTCTAAATTAGGGCTTTCCCTTGCTCTTGGAGCTTTCTTAGCTGGAATAGTCATATCAGAGTCTGAATACTCAGCTCAGGCTGTATCAGACATATTGCCCTTTAAAGAAACTTTTTCAGGGATATTTTTTATCTCTGTTGGAATGCTTTTGAATATTGATTATATAAAAGCTCATCTATTAGAAGAAGTTATTCTTGTCGGTAGCATTTTCTTTTTTAAAGCCTTGGTCATTATTGTTATTGCTTACATTTTTATTCACTCATTAAGAGTATCGTTAAAATCTGCTCTATCATTATCTCAAATAGGTGAATTTTCATTTATACTGGCATTCACAGGAAAATCCTTAGGTCTTTTAAATGAAAATGCTTACCAAAGCTTTATTTCTGCTTCTGTAGTTACCATGTTATTTACTCCTTTGATAATTAAATATTCTCCAAAATTAATTGATTATTTAGTTCAGATGAAACCATTTAAAAGTCTTGAAAAGACGAGGAAAATAAAAGAATCAGATATAATTGTAAAAAAATCAAATCATGTTATTATTATTGGTTTTGGATTAAATGGAAGGAATCTTGCAAGAGTTCTTAAAGAAACTAATATACCTTACATAATTTTAGAGCTTAATCCTGATACAGTAAGAAAAATGAAAAAGAAAGGTGAGCCAATATATTATGGAGACGGAACAAGTCAGGAAATATTACATAAACTTGGTATTAAAAGAGCAAATGTCCTTGTTATTGCCATATCCGATCCTTCTGCGACAAGAAAGATAGTTCAACTTGCAAAGACTGAAAATCCTAAAATACATATAATTGTCAGAACTCGTTTTATTGCTGAAATTGAAGAATTGAAAAAATTAGGTGCAGATGAAGTTATACCAGAAGAGTTTGAAACATCACTGGAGATTTTTGCAAGAGTATTACATCATTTTGGGATACCCAGAAATCAAATATTACAAATGATAGAAAAAATTAGAGCTGAAGGCTATGAAATTTTAAGAATTACTGATATACCAAAAACCAGGGCTGGGGTTGAATGCGTAATATTTGAAGGTCTTGATATGGATAGTTTTTTAGTAAAAAAAGGCTCGTGGCTAATTGGACATTCTCTTAAATCTCTGGATATAAGACACAAAGCCAAAGTTACAGTAATTGCTGTTCAAAGGGGGGAAGAGACGATTCTAAACCCTTCTGCTGATTTTGTTCTAAAAGAGGGAGATATAATAATTTATGTGGGTAGCAAGAAACAATTAATTGATGCATTTAATTTTTTCCAGAAAAAAGATTAA
- a CDS encoding flavodoxin family protein, whose protein sequence is MKVVAFNGSPRKNGNTYHAIKVVAEELKKENIKVEIIQVGNKRIRGCIACYKCAKNKNEKCSINDEVNEWIQKIKESDGIILGSPVYFSGIAGTFKCFLDRAFLVASVNDGLFRHKVGAAVVADRRSGGVTTFDQLLHYLHYAEMIVPSSNYWNVIYGMNPGEVLKDEEGMQIMRIFGKNMAWTLKLVENGKDKIINPEREAKIFTNFIR, encoded by the coding sequence ATGAAAGTAGTAGCTTTTAATGGAAGTCCAAGAAAAAATGGCAATACCTATCATGCTATTAAAGTTGTAGCTGAAGAACTTAAAAAAGAAAATATAAAAGTAGAAATAATTCAAGTGGGAAATAAAAGAATAAGAGGATGCATAGCTTGTTATAAATGTGCTAAAAATAAAAATGAGAAATGTAGTATTAATGATGAAGTTAATGAATGGATTCAAAAAATAAAAGAATCTGATGGCATAATATTAGGTTCTCCAGTTTACTTTTCAGGAATCGCAGGTACATTTAAATGCTTTTTAGATAGAGCTTTTTTGGTTGCATCTGTTAATGATGGACTATTCAGACACAAAGTTGGAGCAGCGGTTGTAGCTGATAGACGTTCTGGAGGTGTAACAACCTTTGATCAACTTTTACATTATCTACATTATGCAGAAATGATTGTTCCATCTTCTAATTACTGGAACGTCATATACGGAATGAATCCAGGAGAGGTTTTAAAGGATGAGGAAGGAATGCAGATAATGAGAATATTTGGAAAAAATATGGCATGGACATTAAAACTTGTTGAAAATGGAAAAGACAAAATAATAAATCCTGAAAGAGAGGCTAAAATATTCACTAATTTTATACGATAA
- a CDS encoding metallophosphoesterase: MFFIIFFTIYGIINFYFFVKLKSILNFGWQFQLIISVFLLLMIFSPLIIRVSEKNGYETFAIGLSWIGYLWMAFVVLFLFFGILTDFGRLSMLVISKISGKNLFIILQKIPKTVYFLFPLGLSVIFLIYGYLEAMNIRVERFYIKSDKITKNVRIVQISDVHIGLIVREGRIKKIVEKIKEVNPDILVSTGDLVDAQIDRMNHIAELLKEIKTPYGKFAITGNHEFYAGLNKALFFTEKAGFKVLRNAGAKIKELNINIAGLDDTESERYGLKVNQDKVSLLNYFKNKGFTILLKHRPLIDKELIEYFDLQLSGHTHKGQFFPFSIATKLHYNNNDSGLTKINKDVYLYISRGTGTWGPPVRIFAPPEITVIDLLKK; encoded by the coding sequence ATGTTTTTCATAATATTTTTTACTATTTATGGAATAATTAATTTCTATTTTTTTGTTAAACTGAAATCAATTTTAAATTTTGGATGGCAATTTCAGCTAATTATAAGCGTTTTTTTATTACTGATGATATTTTCTCCATTAATTATTAGAGTATCTGAAAAAAATGGTTATGAGACTTTTGCAATAGGGCTTTCATGGATTGGGTATCTATGGATGGCTTTTGTTGTTCTATTTTTATTTTTTGGAATTCTAACTGATTTTGGAAGATTATCAATGCTTGTAATATCAAAAATATCAGGAAAGAATTTATTTATTATATTACAAAAAATTCCTAAAACAGTGTACTTTTTATTCCCCTTAGGTTTATCAGTTATTTTTCTAATCTATGGTTATTTGGAAGCAATGAATATACGAGTTGAGAGATTTTATATCAAATCTGACAAAATAACAAAAAATGTAAGAATTGTTCAGATATCAGATGTGCATATTGGTTTAATCGTGAGAGAGGGAAGAATTAAAAAGATTGTTGAAAAAATTAAAGAAGTTAATCCTGATATTCTTGTTTCAACTGGCGATCTTGTTGATGCGCAGATAGATAGAATGAATCATATAGCGGAACTATTAAAAGAGATAAAAACCCCCTATGGAAAATTTGCAATTACAGGAAATCATGAGTTTTACGCTGGCTTAAATAAGGCTCTTTTTTTCACTGAAAAAGCTGGATTCAAGGTCTTAAGGAATGCTGGAGCGAAAATAAAGGAGTTAAACATTAATATAGCAGGATTAGATGATACAGAATCTGAAAGATATGGTTTAAAGGTAAATCAAGATAAAGTCTCTCTTTTAAACTATTTCAAAAATAAAGGTTTTACTATACTTCTTAAACATAGACCATTGATTGATAAAGAATTAATAGAATATTTTGATTTGCAACTTTCAGGGCATACTCATAAAGGGCAGTTTTTTCCTTTTAGTATAGCAACAAAGCTACACTACAATAATAATGATTCTGGATTAACAAAAATTAACAAAGATGTTTATCTTTATATAAGTAGAGGCACAGGCACATGGGGACCACCAGTAAGAATATTTGCTCCACCAGAGATTACTGTTATTGATTTGTTGAAAAAATAA